In Candidatus Paceibacterota bacterium, the following proteins share a genomic window:
- a CDS encoding SDR family oxidoreductase, whose translation MSNSKSILITGGSSGIGEATAIMFAQNGADIAITYKSNKAGAESVIEKAKKFGVKAIAVQADLINEKDAKATVEKVVKEFGKIDVLVNNAGRYVDGDEWNGTSDIWVKSLQQNLVSMMNISKYVIERFQKQKSGVIVSIASVHGLSGQPDAISYAAAKAGVINITQSYAKLLAPFGRANSVSPGAANAGYWLTAPKEELDKKLASRPNHKLVEPENIAEKAVFLASDEAKDINGQNFVVNE comes from the coding sequence ATGTCCAATTCAAAATCAATCCTCATAACTGGCGGTTCAAGTGGTATCGGAGAGGCTACCGCCATAATGTTTGCACAAAATGGTGCAGATATTGCTATTACATATAAAAGTAATAAAGCTGGAGCTGAAAGTGTTATAGAGAAAGCCAAAAAGTTCGGAGTAAAAGCAATCGCCGTTCAAGCTGATTTGATTAATGAAAAAGATGCGAAAGCGACCGTCGAGAAAGTTGTAAAAGAATTTGGGAAAATTGACGTACTTGTAAATAATGCCGGTAGATATGTAGATGGAGATGAATGGAATGGCACTTCAGATATTTGGGTAAAATCATTGCAACAAAATCTCGTATCAATGATGAATATTTCAAAATATGTTATAGAGCGATTCCAAAAGCAGAAAAGTGGAGTGATTGTGAGCATTGCTTCGGTACACGGATTAAGTGGTCAACCGGACGCTATCTCATACGCAGCAGCCAAAGCAGGTGTGATAAATATCACCCAGTCTTATGCAAAATTGCTGGCTCCTTTCGGTAGGGCAAATTCGGTCTCTCCAGGTGCTGCAAATGCTGGGTATTGGCTCACGGCCCCTAAAGAAGAATTAGACAAAAAATTAGCCTCAAGACCAAATCATAAACTTGTTGAACCAGAAAATATTGCAGAAAAGGCGGTGTTTCTTGCTTCGGATGAAGCTAAAGATATAAACGGACAGAACTTTGTTGTAAATGAATAA
- a CDS encoding PEP-utilizing enzyme, with translation MTSKQKRKLELFGHRDFTLALYEIGLDTETGPLPYLDNIILKKPYFVAERKAGKGSLYIDSQQVEWQKGEILKKIKADNSYVQNMLAENEKAYAKVGAIFDKGEPVSKDYFEKFISDAKYSWAWYAGLWWTVEMFEQKNLHPDLLDKLMEFRKRTDKFAPALDHIVRSTILSLYPNLGKYADMVTLHEIINGNIPDEEELKIRYKEFYFADGHLYTGKSIKEILENTGIELVTPKLDDHLGADNLVKGQIAYKGIYRGKVSIVFTKEEAKKFEEGNVLLSSSTTPDLMIAIRKAGAIVTDEGGIISHAAIMSREFKIPCVIGTKIATQVFKDGDMVEVDAERGVVKKLK, from the coding sequence ATGACTTCCAAACAAAAAAGAAAATTAGAATTATTTGGACATCGTGATTTTACATTAGCATTGTATGAAATCGGATTGGATACCGAGACCGGTCCTTTGCCGTATCTTGATAATATCATCTTAAAAAAGCCTTATTTTGTGGCTGAGAGAAAAGCGGGAAAAGGTAGTTTGTATATTGATAGTCAACAAGTTGAGTGGCAGAAAGGGGAAATCCTTAAGAAAATAAAAGCAGACAATTCATACGTACAAAATATGCTGGCAGAAAACGAGAAAGCTTATGCAAAAGTCGGTGCTATTTTTGATAAAGGCGAGCCTGTCTCTAAGGATTATTTCGAGAAATTTATATCTGATGCCAAATATTCTTGGGCTTGGTATGCAGGTCTTTGGTGGACAGTTGAAATGTTTGAGCAGAAAAATCTACATCCAGATCTTCTGGATAAATTGATGGAATTTAGGAAAAGGACGGATAAGTTTGCACCCGCCTTGGATCACATTGTCCGCTCAACAATCCTTTCTTTATATCCAAATCTTGGTAAATATGCGGATATGGTAACTTTACACGAAATTATAAATGGGAATATTCCAGATGAAGAAGAGTTAAAAATTAGATATAAAGAATTTTATTTCGCCGACGGACATCTTTATACCGGAAAATCTATAAAAGAAATTCTTGAAAATACAGGGATTGAACTTGTAACACCCAAGCTAGATGATCATCTAGGTGCAGATAATCTTGTTAAAGGGCAAATAGCATACAAAGGAATATATCGTGGCAAGGTATCTATTGTATTTACGAAAGAGGAAGCGAAAAAGTTTGAAGAAGGAAATGTCTTACTCTCTAGCTCAACTACGCCAGACCTGATGATAGCGATTAGAAAAGCCGGAGCTATAGTAACAGACGAGGGTGGTATAATTTCCCATGCCGCCATAATGTCGCGAGAATTCAAAATACCCTGCGTAATCGGCACCAAAATCGCCACTCAAGTCTTCAAAGACGGAGATATGGTGGAGGTGGATGCGGAGAGGGGGGTGGTGAAGAAATTAAAATAG